From Haloarcula rubripromontorii, the proteins below share one genomic window:
- a CDS encoding DoxX family membrane protein codes for MAPELDVALLVVGRVLFGGVLAFTGLSHFTQTEQMAGYAEYKGLPAPKVSVLASGGLLILGGLGVTVGVFPVVAAVALAVFLIVSAVTMHDFWAVPDEDRQDELNSFLKNVTLAGGALVVAASATGTWALSVGIGPV; via the coding sequence ATGGCACCCGAACTCGACGTGGCGTTACTCGTCGTCGGCCGCGTCCTCTTCGGCGGCGTCCTCGCCTTTACTGGCCTGAGCCACTTCACGCAGACCGAGCAGATGGCCGGCTACGCCGAGTACAAAGGGCTTCCAGCGCCGAAGGTCTCCGTCCTCGCGTCCGGTGGCCTCCTCATTCTCGGTGGCCTCGGTGTAACCGTCGGCGTCTTCCCAGTCGTTGCGGCAGTCGCCCTCGCAGTGTTCCTCATCGTCTCAGCCGTTACGATGCATGACTTCTGGGCCGTCCCGGACGAGGACCGACAGGACGAACTCAACAGTTTCCTGAAGAACGTGACGCTCGCCGGCGGGGCACTCGTCGTCGCCGCGTCAGCAACCGGTACATGGGCGCTCAGCGTCGGCATCGGCCCCGTCTGA